From the Polyangiaceae bacterium genome, one window contains:
- a CDS encoding DUF362 domain-containing protein — MTDPSRREALQRILKTGAVLGGSALAARLAYDAGGFGLAQGQGERQVRDFRSAADDQPKLAIAKSSQDAAELTRRAIEALGGMKRFVSRGDIVAIKPNIGWDRMPVHAANTNPAVVAEVVRLAFDAGAKEVVVTDASCNEPNRCFQRSGIWRATYALGATVVLPAAHRFREMRMRGDVLDLWPVYTPLVNADKVINVPVAKHHNLSKFTAAMKNWYGLLGGRRNRLHQNINVSIADLATFMRPTLTVMDATRVLMRNGPQGGNVDDAKDMHQVVAGLDEVAIDAYGSTLIGEKPENVKYLKLGHDRGIGNMNWQQLAPVEV; from the coding sequence GCTGGCGGCTTCGGGCTGGCCCAGGGACAAGGCGAGCGGCAGGTCCGCGACTTTCGCTCAGCGGCGGACGACCAACCGAAACTCGCGATCGCCAAGAGCAGTCAGGATGCGGCCGAGCTGACCCGCAGGGCCATCGAGGCGCTTGGGGGCATGAAGCGGTTCGTCTCGCGCGGAGACATCGTCGCGATCAAGCCGAACATCGGGTGGGATCGCATGCCTGTCCACGCCGCCAACACCAACCCCGCAGTAGTGGCGGAGGTCGTGCGCCTAGCCTTCGATGCGGGCGCCAAGGAAGTCGTGGTGACCGACGCGAGCTGCAACGAGCCGAACCGGTGCTTTCAACGCTCGGGGATCTGGCGCGCCACCTACGCCCTTGGCGCAACGGTGGTGTTGCCCGCAGCGCATCGCTTCCGCGAGATGCGCATGCGGGGAGACGTACTGGACTTGTGGCCGGTGTATACGCCGTTGGTCAATGCAGACAAGGTCATCAATGTCCCCGTGGCGAAGCACCACAACTTGAGCAAGTTCACCGCGGCGATGAAGAACTGGTACGGCCTACTGGGTGGTCGCCGCAACCGCTTGCACCAGAACATCAACGTATCGATTGCAGACCTGGCGACCTTCATGCGCCCCACCCTCACGGTGATGGACGCCACCCGCGTACTGATGCGCAACGGTCCCCAAGGGGGCAACGTGGATGACGCAAAGGACATGCACCAGGTCGTGGCGGGGCTCGACGAAGTCGCCATCGACGCCTACGGCTCCACGCTCATTGGCGAGAAGCCCGAGAACGTGAAGTACCTGAAGCTGGGTCACGACCGCGGGATTGGCAACATGAACTGGCAGCAGCTCGCGCCCGTCGAGGTATGA